GGCTCAACGCAAGTACTCAGCCGAAACGAAAGTGCCGTTTGAGCCGTGAAAACGCCCACGGCAGAAAGACAAGCCGGGAATTAGAAGCCCGTTCTGACACCGATCCGCGCCAAAGATCCCGGCTGCGTCGAATCGCCGACCTATGCTGGATCGGTGACCGTCCCCGACTCGGCCGCGCACGGACAGAGCTCTCCGCAAACACCGGGACCGGCTGTTCCCGGTGTCCGCACCGCGGCGTTCTTCGATTTGGACAAGACCATCATCGCCAAGTCCAGCACGCTGGCTTTCAGCAAACCCTTTTTTGCGCAGGGACTACTTAACCGGCGGGCTGTGCTGAAGTCCAGCTACGCGCAGTTCATCTTCCTGCTCTCCGGGGCCGACCATGACCAGATGGACCGGATGCGCGCTCACCTGGCCAACATGTGCGTCGGGTGGGACGTCGAGCAGGTCAAGTCGATCGTCGCCGAGACGCTGCACGACATCGTGACTCCGCTGGTGTTCGCCGAGGCCGCTGACCTGATCGCGGCCCACAAGCTGTTCGGGCGCGACGTCGTGGTGGTGTCCGCATCGGGCGAAGAGATCGTCGCGCCGATCGCCCGGGCGCTGGGCGCCACGCACGCGATGGCCACCCGGATGGTGGTCGAGGACGGCAAGTACACCGGCGAGATCGCGTTCTACTGCTACGGCGACGGCAAGGTGCAGGCGATCCGCGAGCTGGCCGCCCGCGAGGGTTACCCCTTGGAGCACTGCTACGCCTACTCCGACTCGATCACCGACCTGCCGATGCTGGAAACGGTGGGGCACCCGTCGGTGGTCAACCCCGACCGTGGTCTGCGGCGAGAAGCCCTCGAACGCGGCTGGCCGGTGTTGTCGTTCTCCCGGCCCGTGTCGCTGCGCGACCGAATACCGGCGCCCTCGGGGGCGGCCATCGCGACGACGGCCGCCGTCGGTGTGACCGCGGTGGCGGCCGGCGCCGTCACCTACGCGCTGTTGCGGCGTTACGCGTTCTGACGGCGCCTGCCAGCACTGCCGTCGCAATTTTCCCAACCGTCCCGTCAGCAAACGCACGGACGGGAAATTCGCTGCAATTGCCGAACTTTCACCCGCGACAGGGGTTGCTGTGCCTGTGGTCTAGTAGTACAAAGGAACCACGGCAGCCCGGTGAGGCCAAGGTCGATCCGGAAGAGAAGGTTCGTTCTCCCGACCCGGGCACCCAGCACGGTTCTCGGCACCCACGCGGAGTCATAGCCGCGATAATGGCAGAAGTGTTGCGGGCCTGCGTAATTGCGAATGACGGAATGCCCCGACGGCCCTTTGGGTGGGGTCGCAGCAGGAAGTTTCGCAAACGCGCCGAGGCCACCCACGCAGCCCACATATGCACGCTTGGTACCCGGGAACCGTGTTGGCGGGCGGCGATTCGAATTCATTCGTATCGCCGCCCGCTTCGCATTTTCCGGTGCGCTATCTTTTCGGGCCCCCAGCTACCGAATCGGCAATCGCCACAGCTTCCTGCGCGCCGGCCCGCAACGCCCGGCAACACAGCACCAGCCAGGCCGCCACGCCGTCGGGGGAACCGGACGCGAACTTCAGCGCGGCGTCCCGGTAGGCCGCGGGCTGACGCATCCACATCACCTCCGGCACACCCAGCCCATGCGGATCCAGGCCGCCGGCAATGGTCACCAACCGAGACACCGCACGGGCGACGACACCGTCGGCGCTGCCGAACGGCTCGAGTGTCAGCAACTCCCCGTGCGCCACGGCGGCAACCACCGGCGCCGAAGCCGCAGTGGGTCGGGTGACGACGTCGGCGAGCAACTCCAGCCGCGGGCCGATCTCGGGTGCGGCACGCGGGCGGCCCAGCCGTGCCTCGTCGACCTGGTCGGCGGCCGCCAGCATGTGCAGCCGCGCCAGCGCCTGCAGTGGCGCTTTCCGCCACACGGCGACGAGTGACCCCTCGCCGCCTTCCAGGGCCTGGGCCACCCGCAACGCTCCGCCGAACACCGGGTCGCTGACGCCTGCGGCATCCGCGACGTCGTCGAGCTGCACCGGACCGCCGTCGAGCACCGAGGAGGCCCGGGCCGCTCGCAACGACGCCTCCGCGGCCGTCACCGGCCAGCCGCGCAGGTTGGCCCGGTGCCGATGGGCCCGCCCCAGCGCCTCGCGCGCCCGGTCGCTGGCTTCAGCGACACCCGGCAGGTCCATCAGCGGCGCCAGCGGATCCGTCACAGCTTGAAACCTACTGGCAAGGCGCCGAAGAGGCGCCGGGGATGGCTTCCAGCAGTTGCCGGGTGTATTCGTGCTGAGGTGCGCTGAACACCCGCTCGGTAGGGGCCTGCTCGACCACCTGGCCGGCGCGCATCACCAGCACCCGGTCGGAGATCTGCCGGATCACGGCCAAGTCGTGGCTGATGAACAGATAGGTCAGCCCCAGCTCGGCCTGCAGTTCGGCCAGCAGGTCCAGGATCTGCTGCTGCACCAACACGTCCAATGCCGACACCGCCTCGTCGCACACCAGCACGTCGGGCCGCAGCGCGAGCGCGCGGGCGATCGCGACGCGCTGGCGCTGCCCGCCCGACAGCTCACGCGGCAGCCGGTTCAACACCGAGGACGGCAGCGACACCTGGTCGGCCAGCTCCCGCGCCGCGCGTCGGCGCTGCCCGCGGTCACCGAGCCGGTGGATGCGCAGCGGCTCCTCGATGGCACGTGCCACCGAATACATCGGATCCAGGCTGCTGTACGGGTTCTGGAACACCGGCTGCACCCGACGACGAAAAGCGAGTTCGGCAGCCCGGTCCATGGTGGTGACATCGGCGCCGTCGAACAGCACGGACCCTGACGTCGGCTTGAGCAAGCCGAGCACCATGCGCGCCAAAGTGGATTTGCCCGAACCTGATTCGCCGACCACGGCGAGGGTACTGGCCCGCGGCAGCCGGAACGACACCGCATCGACGGCGCGGAACTCGCTGCGCCGCCACGGTGCGCCGCGGGTTTCCCGATAGGTCTTGGTCAGCTCCGATACCACCAGGATGTCGGCGCCGCCTTGCTCGCCGACCCGGGCGGGGCGTTTGTCCCGGACCCTCAGCGACGGCGCGGCAGCAACCAGCCGGCGCGTGTACTCGTGCTGCGGTTCGCTGAGGATCGACTGCGCCGCACCGGATTCCACTACGACGCCGCGATGAACGACCACCACCGACTCGGCCCGCTCGGCGGCCAGCGCCAGGTCGTGGGTGATCAGCAGCAGCGCCGTTCCCAACTCGTCGGTGAGCTTGCGCAGATGATCGAGCACCTGCCGTTGTACGGTGACGTCCAGCGCCGAGGTCGGCTCGTCGGCGATGAGTAGTCGGGGCCGCCCGGCCAGCCCGATGGCGATCAGCGCACGCTGACACATACCGCCGGACAGCTGGTGCGGGTAGCGGCCCGCCTGCTTGGCCGGATCCCGCATCCCGGCCTCGGCGAGCAGCTCCACCGCCCGTTGCCGCGCCGCGCGACGATCGGTGTTGGCGCGCAACGCTTCCCGAATCTGGAACCCGACCTTCCAGACCGGGTTGAGGTTCGTCATGGGATCCTGTGGCACGTAGCCGATTTGGCGGCCGCGGATGGAGCGCATCGCCCGCTCACCCGCCGAGGTGATGTCGCGCCCGTCGAAAACGATGTGTCCGGCGGTGATTCGGCCTCCCGGGGAGAGTAGGCCGAGAATCGCCGCCGCCGCAGTGGACTTACCCGAGCCCGACTCCCCCACCACCGCGACCGTCTGACCCGGCAGCACCGAGAACGACATGCCGCACACCGCGGGTTGGTCGCCGAAGCTGACTTCCAGGCCCTCGACCGACAACAGCGGGTTCATGCGCGCCACGCCCTCGACGCCGGGTCCAGGCCGTCGCGTAGCGCATCGCCCATCATCATGAACGCCAGCACCGTGATCGCCAGCGCGCCGGCGGGATAGAACAGAATGGGTGATCCCGCCCGCAACCGCATCTGCGCCACGTTGATGTCCCCGCCCCACGAGACCACCGATGTCGGCAGTCCGACACCCAGGTAGGACAGGGTGGCTTCGGTGACGATGAAGGCGCCCAGCACGATCGTGGCGACCGCGATCACCGGCCCGATGGCGTTGGGTATCGCATGCCGCAGCAGAGTCTGAAATCTACCCAGCCCAAGGGCTTTGGCCGCCAGCACATAGTCACTGGAGCGCACCTGCAGCACCGAACTGCGCGCGATCCGGGCCACCTGCGGCCAGCCGAACAGAGCCAGGATGGCGATCACCGTCCACACCGTGCGGTGATGCAGCACCTGCATCAAGACGATCGCGGCCAACAGCAATGGCAGCGCGAAGAACACGTCGGCGACGCGCGACACCAGCGCATCCACCCAACCGCCGTAGAAGCCGGCCAGTGCCCCGAGCGCACCCCCGACCACAAACACCAGCAGCGTCGCGCCCAGTCCGACCGTGACCGATGCCCGCGCCCCGTAGACGGTGCGCGCGTAGATGTCGTGGCCTTGCAGGTCGGTGCCGAACCAGTGCGCCGCCGACGGCGGGAGCAGGCTCTGGCTCGGATCGGCGTAGCCGGGGTCCGCGCCGGTGAACAGCGCCGGGAACGCCGCAACCGCCAGGATCAGCACGATCAGCGCCGCGGAGATGACGAACTTCGGCCGCCTATACATAGCGGATCCGCGGGTCCAGCGCCGCGTACAGCAGGTCTACCAGCAGATTGCTGAGCAGGTAGATCAACACCAGAACCGTCACGATCGACACCACGGTGGGCGCCTCCTGCCGGGTGACGGCCTGGTACAGCACACCCCCGACGCCGTGGATGTTGAAGATCCCTTCTGTCACGATGGCGCCCCCCATCAGCGCTCCCAGGTCCGCGCCGAGGAAGGTCACCACCGGGATCAGCGAGTTGCGCAGGATATGGACCGTCACCACCCGTGGTCGCGACAGCCCCTTGGCGGTGGCGGTGCGGACGTAGTCGGCGTGGGCGTTGGCCGCGACCGCGGAGCGGGTCAAGCGCACCACGTACGCGAATGACACCGAGCCCAGCACGATTCCAGGCAGCAGCAGCCGGTCGAAGCTGGCCTGCCCGCCGACGGTGACCGGGGCCCACCCCAGCCGTACCCCGAACACGAACTGCGCCAGGAAGCCCAGCACGAAGATCGGGATCGCGATGATGATCAGCCCGGTGAGAAGAACGGTGGCGTCGAAGGAGCCGCCCTGGCGCAGCCCGGCGATCACCCCGAAGCCGATGCCCAGCACCGCCTCGATCACCAGCGCGATCAGCGCCAGCCGGATCGTCACCGGAAAAGCGTGTGCCAGAACGGCTCTCACCGGCAGACCGGAATACGCGCGGCCCAGGTCGCCGCGCAGCAGCCCGCCCAGATAGCGCAGGTACTGCACCAGGAACGGGTCGTCGAGATGGTACTGCGCACGCAGTTGCGCGGCCACCGCCGGACTCAGCGGCCGGTCGCCGGCGATAGCCGCGATCGGGTCGCCGGGTAGCAGGAACACCATCCCGTAGATCAGCAGCGTGGCACCTAGGAAGACCGGCACCATGGTGGCCAGGCGGCGCAGCACATACCAGCCCATCTCAACCCTTCACCAGGTTCTCGTAGTCGGGCATCCCGTTCCAGGTGGGCCTGACGTTGCTGACCTGGTTCGACCATCCGATGACACTGATGTAGTACCACAGCGGCACGCTCGGCATGTCGCGCAACAGGATTCGCTGTGCGACATTGGTCAGCACGTCTGCGTCGCGCAGATTGGGCGCCGCCTGGGCCGCCGCCAGCGCGGCGTCGAATTCCCGGCTGGAGTAGCCGACGTCGTTGGATCCCGCTCCGGTGGCGTACAGCGGGGCGAGGAATTCGATCATCGACGGGTAGTCGCCGATCCAGCCGGCCCGGAACGCGGTGTCGATGGTGCGGTTGCCGACCTGGGTGCGAAAGCCGGCGAAGGTGGGGTAGGGCGCACCGGCCGCGTCGATGCCCAGCACGTTTTTGATGCTGTTGGCCACCGCGTCGACCCACTCCTGGTGGCCGCTGTCGGCGTTGTAGGCGATGGCGTAGCGTCCGCTCCACGGCGAGATGGCGTTGGCTTGCGCCCAAAGTTTGCGGGCCCGTTCAGGATTGAAGTCCAACGCGTCGTTGCCCGGGATGTTCGGATCGAACCCGGGTAGCGAGCTGGCGGTGAAATCCCTTGCCGGGCTGCGTGTTCCGTTGAAGATCTGCTGACAGATCTGCGGGCGGTTGATCGCCGCCGACAAGGCCAGCCTGCGCAACCGGCCCTCCTCACCGCCGAAATGCGGCAGCCGCAACGGGGTATCCAGCGATTGACTGACAGCCACCGGGCTCTTGAGCCAGTTGCCGCCCAGATCGCGTGGATAGATGGTCAGCGCGCTGGACGGAATCGTGTCCAGCACATCGAGATTGCCGGACAACAGATCGGAATAGGCGGTCTCGAGGTTACCGTAGAACTCGAACCGCAGACCTTTGTTGCGGGGTTGGCGGTTGCCGTGATAGTCGGGATTGGGTCGTAGGTCCAACCGGACGTTGTGCTCCCAGGCCGGGCCGTCGGAGCCCTCGGCGAGCCGGTACGGGCCGTTGCCGATCGGGTGTTGCCCGAACGCGGTCAGGTCGCGAAATGCCGAGGGCGGCAGTGGGTAGAACGCGCTGTGGCCCAGACTCAGCACGAAGTCCACCGTCGGCGCCCGCAACTGCACCGTGAACTCGAGATCGCTGAGCACCTGCAGCCCCGACATGGTGGTCGGTCGTCCGGGGCCCGGCGGGCCGGCCACCTCGTCGAACCCGGCTATCGGACTGAAGAATTGTTGCTGCAGTTGGGCATTGGCACTCGCTGCCCCGTAGTTCCACGCGTCGACGAACGAGTGCGCCGTTACCGGAGACCCGTCGGTGAATTTCCAGCCCGGTTTGAGCACCACCCGGTAGTTGACGTTATCGGTGGTCGCCACGGACTCGGCGACCTCCGGGGCCGGCCGGCCGGCGGCGTCATAGGACATCAGCCCGGCGAAGAGCCGGTCGATGATGCGACCGCCGTTGCTGTCGTTGGTGCCGGTCGGGATCAGCGGGTTGGGCGGCTCGCCGCCGTTGACGACCACCAGATCGGGCGTCAGCACACCGCCGCCGCAACCGCACAGGCAACCGGCCAGCAGGGTGGCCACCAGCAGCACGGCCCCCATCCTCCGATGCATAACAGCGACCTTAAGGGGTGCGCCGCCCGAGCCCCGGTCGCGGCGGAAGATGTACGCCAGGTGACCGGGAATTGAAGGATGACCGCCGGTGCCGGGTGCGGTATTACGCTCACACCCGTGACCACCACCGATGCCGAACACCCCACGGCCTATCCGCCCCCGACGCAGTTCGCCGAGCAGGCCAACGCCCGGGCCGCGCTCTACGACCAGGCCGAGCAGGACCGCCTGGCGTTCTGGGCCGAACAAGCCGAGCGGCTGACCTGGGACACTCCCCACACCGAGGTGCTGGACTGGTCGGACGCGCCGTTCGCCAAGTGGTTCGTCGGGGGAAAGCTCAACGTCGCTTACAACTGCGTGGACCGCCACGTCGAGGCCGGCAACGGGGATCGGGTCGCCATCCACTGGGTCGGCGAGCCGGAGGGCCACGAGCGCACGCTGACCTACGCGGACCTGCAGCGGGAGGTCGCTAAGGCGGCCAACGCGCTGGCCGGCCTGGGCCTGGTCGCCGGGGACCGGGTGGCCATCTACCTACCGCTCATCCCGGAAGCCGTGATCGCGATGCTGGCCTGCGCCCGGCTGGGCATCATGCACACGGTGGTGTTCGGCGGCTTCACCGCGCACGCGCTGCGGGCCCGCATCGCCGACGCCCAGGCCAAGCTGCTGATCACCGCCGACGGTCAGTTCCGCCGCGGCCACCCGGCTCCGCTCAAGGAGGCCGCCGACGAGGCCGTCTCGGTCGAGGACAGTCCCGTCGAGAACGTGATCGTGGTGCGGCGCACCGGAATAGACGTGGAATGGAACGACGACCGCGACCTGTGGTGGCACGAGGTGGTCGACGAAGCGTCGCCCGAACACACCCCGGAGGCGTTCGACGCCGAGCAACCGCTGTTCCTGCTGTACACCTCCGGCACCACCGGAACGCCCAAGGGCATCGTGCACACCAGCGGCGGCTACCTGACCCAGTGCGCGTACACCATGCACGCCGTCTTCGACGTCAAACCGGAGCGTGACGTGTTCTGGTGCACGGCCGACATCGGCTGGGTCACCGGGCACACCTACGGCGTCTACGGTCCGCTGTCCAACGGCGTCACCGAGGTGCTCTACGAGGGCACCCCCAACACACCCAGCGAGCACCGGCATTTCGAGATCATCGAAAAGTACGGCGTCACAATCTATTACACAGCGCCGACGCTGATCCGTACGTTCATGAAGTGGGGCCGGGAGATCCCCGACGCGCATGACCTGTCCAGCATCCGGCTGCTGGGTTCGGTCGGCGAGATCATCAACCCCGAAGCGTGGCGCTGGTACCGCGACGTCATCGGCGGCGGACGCGTGCCCGTCGTCGACACCTGGTGGCAGACCGAGACGGGTGCGGCGATGATCTCCCCGCTGCCCGGTGTCAGCAAGGCCAAGCCCGGCTCGGCGATGACCCCGCTGCCGGGCATCTCGGCCAAAATCGTCGACGATCACGGCGAGCCGCTACCGCCGGACGAGGACGGCGAGACACACGTCACCGGCTATCTCGTCCTGGATCAGCCGTGGCCGTCGATGCTGCGCGGCATCTGGGGCGACCCGGAGCGGTACCGCAGGACGTACTGGTCGAAGTACCCCGAGCACGGCTATTACTTCGCCGGTGACGGCGCCCGGTTCGACCCCGACGGCGACATCTGGGTGCTGGGCCGCATCGACGACGTGATGAATATTTCCGGGCACCGCATCTCCACCGCCGAGGTGGAGTCCGCGCTGGTCGGGCACCCGGGGGTGGCCGAGGCGGCGGTGGTCGGGGTCACCGACGACACCACCGGCCAGGCAATCTGCGCGTTCGTGGTGTTGCGCGGCAACTACGAGGCCACCGACGGCACCGTCGAGGAACTGCGTGCCGAGGTCGCCCACGAGATCTCGCCGATCGCCAAGCCGCGCGAAGTCCATGTGGTGCCGGAGTTGCCGAAGACCCGCAGCGGCAAGATCATGCGCCGGTTGCTGCGCGACATCGCCGAGAACCGCGAGCTGGGCGACACCTCGACGCTGCTGGATCCCAATGTGTTCGACGCGATCCGCGAGGCCAAGTAAGCGCGTCAGGAAATCGGCACGAAACCGGAGCCGGGCCGGTTCTTGGCGACGATGTCGGCCAGGTCGGCGTTGATCGACATCACCACCGCCGGCGTGTGCAGCGGAATGTATTTGGTGATGCAGCTGGGCAGGCTGTCGCTGAAGGCGCCGTGGATCATGCCGACCAGCTGGCTGTCCACCGTGACCGGCGCCCCGGAGTCGCCGGGCCCACCGCACACCTGCATCAGGATGGTGCCCGGGTCCTGGCCGGGTCCCCAGGTCACGCCGCACGAGTTACCGGTGGTGCGGCCCTGCTTGCAGGCGACCTGTCCGAACGTCGGGTCGGGTCCGATGCCGTTGATGGCGAAGCCGTTCAGGTTGGCCACCGGCGTCACCTTGGCCGGGTCGAACTTGATGACCGCGTAGTCGAGGCTGTCGTTGCCGGCGACCATGGTGCCCACCGGACCCCGGTTCTCGGCGTCCTCGGCAGCGACGGGAGCGCCCGGGCCGCCGCAGTGCGCCGAGGTGAAACCGATCAGGTCACCACGATTGTCGTGGCCGATCGCGGTCAGCGTGCACAGCGTGCCGGTGTTGACGACGATGCCCGCGCCACCACCCAGCGGCACCTTCTCGTCGGCGTTGGCGGTGCCGGCCGGCGCCAGCAGCAGGCCCAGGAACACGGCCAGGACGGCCGCGATGGCGGGTACGGGGCCGCTAGGCGCCTTCGGCAAAGTATTACTCCCGTCGGGATTTTGAACCTGGAGAAAGTTCGGAGACCAGTGCGTCAGTGTAGAGGATCGTCCCATGGCGGCCGGGGCCGTTCCGAGCAGCCGACAACCTCAGTTCGCGGGCCGATCCGGCGTCGTTCACGGACGGTTCGGCTGGCCTCGTCCGGCAACGGTTCACATGGCAACATAAGCGGCGACGCGGCGCGCCGGTGGGGCGCTGGACGAAGGCGTGAAACGGAGAGGACCGTCTGTGAGCAAACCCGATAAGAACGGTGTGCCCAACACGCTGACCACGATCCCGCTGGCCGACCCGCACGCCCGGGCCGGTGAGCCGACGGTGGGCGACCTGATCAAGGATGCGACCACGCAGATGTCGACGCTGGTGCGCGCCGAGGTCGAGTTGGCCCGCGCCGAGATCACCCGGGACGTGAAGAAAGGCCTGACCGGCAGCGTCTTCTTCATCTCCGCGCTGGTCGTCCTGTTCTACTCCACCTTCTTTCTGTTCTTCTTCCTGGCCGAACTGCTCGACACCTGGCTGTGGCGCTGGGTGGCGTTCCTGATCGTCTTCGCGATCATGGTCGTGGTCACCGCGGTGCTGGCACTGCTGGGCTTCCTGAAGGTGCGCCGGATCCGGGGGCCGAGCAAGACCATCGAATCGGTGAAGGAATTGCCCAGCGCGTTCACGCCGGGTCACGACAAGACGCCGTCGACCTCGAACGTCCCGGCGATCACCTCGGACAAGACACCCACCGATCCCTCGGGTTGGTAGATGCCGGCTCCAGATCCGTCGATGGTCCGCATCGGCGGGCCTTGGCGCCATCTGGACGTGCACGCCAACGGTATCCGGTTCCATGTCGTCGAGGCTGTTGCCGACGATGTGGAGGCTGGTGTGCCGGCCACCGCGCGGCCGCTGGTCATCCTGCTGCACGGGTTCGGCTCGTTCTGGTATTCCTGGCGCCACCAGTTGCGGGAGTTGCGCGGGGCCCGGGTGGTCGCGGTCGACCTGCGCGGCTACGGCGGCAGCGACAAACCGCCGCGCGGCTATGACGGCTGGACGCTGGCCGGCGACACCGCCGGGTTGATCCGCGCGCTCGGGCATTCCTCGGCGACGCTGATCGGCCACGCCGACGGCGGGCTGGCCTGCTGGGCCACCGCGCTGCTGCATTCGCGGCTGGTCCGCGCCATCGCCCTGGTCAGTTCGCCGCACCCGGCCGCATTGCGGCGAGCCACGCTGACCCGCCGCGACCAGGGTCGCGCGCTGCTGCCCACACTGCTGCGTTACCAGACGCCGCTGTTTCCCGAGCGGCTACTGACCAGGAACAACGGCGCCGAGATCGAACGGCTGGTGCGTAGCCGCAGCAGTGCCAAATGGGTTGCCTCCGAGGATTTTTCGCAATCCGTCGACTACCTGCGCCAGGCCATCCGGATCCCGGGGGCCGCGCATTGTGCGCTGGAGTATCAGCGGTGGGCGGTGCGCAGCCAGCTGCGCACCGAAGGCCACCGTTTCATCAAGTCGACCGTGGCACCCCTCGGCGTGCCGCTGCTGCACATTCGCGGCGACGCCGACCCCTACGTGCTGGCCGCGCCCGTCGAGGGGACCCAGCGCTACGCGCCGCACGGACGCTATATATCTGTGGCCGGCGCCGGGCATTTCAGCCACGAAGAGGCTCCGCAGGAGATCAACCGGCACCTGATGAGGTTCCTCGATCAGCAGCGGGTCAGGTGACGCAGGCGCCGGTGTTGACCTGCTGGGTGGCGCCGATCTTGGTCAGCTGACTGTTCACTTCCTCGGCGGTCAACACGAAGCCGGTGTCGGCGTCGTCGACCGCGGCGCCGAACACCACGCCGAGCACGCGACCGTTCAGGTCGATCAGCGGCCCGCCCGAATCTCCTTGTTCCACATTGGCTCTGATCGTGTAGACGTCGCGGGTCACCTGCTGCGGGCTGTGGTAGATGTCGGGTCCGCTGAGCTTGATGATCTCCCGGATCCGGGCCGGGGTGGCAGTGAAGTTGCCGCCGCCCGGGTAACCGAGGACAACCACGTCGGTGCCGGTCTTGGCCGGGGCGGTGGCGAACTCGAGTGGCGCCGACGGCAGTCCCGGCACGGCGAGTATGGCGATGTCCACCTGAGGGTCGTAGGACACCACGGTGGCGTTGTAATCCTTGCCCGCCACCTGCAGCGAGACATTGTTGGATCCGGCCACCACGTGCGCGTTAGTCATCACCCGCTCCGGAGCGATCACGAAGCCGGTGCCCTCCAAGATCTTCTGGCAGCTCGGCGCCATGCTGCGGATCTTGACGACGCTGGGCGCGACGGTGGCGACCACCGGGTTGTTGGCCAGCGCCGGATCCGGCGAAGCGACCGGAATGATCGGGGTTCGGCTGAACGGCGGCAGCACCGCCGGCAGACCGGAGATGTTGAGCAGCGCCGAAAGCCGCTTGGGCACCGTCTTCAGCCAGGTCGGGGCCACCTCGTTGACTTCGGCGAGCACCCGCGAGCCACGGACCGCGGCGGCCAGCTCCGGCTGATCTTTGGACTGGGTCAGCGGTGTCGCCAGCAGCCAGGCCGCCGTGAGCACCACCACGAGCTGCAGCCCCACCCCGATCACCGAGTCGACCAGGCGGACCGGCCGGTTGCGGATCGCACTGCGCACGGCCCGGCCCAGCACCACGCCGGCGACCTCGCCGACCACCACCAGGGCCAGGATCACGAACAGCGCGGCGAACAGTTTGGCGCGCGGCGCCGAGATGTGGCCGACCAGGTGCGGCACCAGCAACACCCCGGCCATACCGCCGAGCACCACCCCCGCGAACGACAGCATGGAACCCAGTGCGCCGGACCGCCATCCGGAGATCGCGGCGATGAAGGCCACCGCCAGCACCGCGATGTCGAGCCACTGCGACGGGGTCATCGAGTTCATCGGTCGTCACCGACCAGCACCATCGCGTCATCCAGCTCGCGCAGGTCGTCGGTATCCCACGGCTGGGACCAGCCCGCGACGTCGAGCATCGCGGAGATCACCTGCCCGGTGAAGCCCCACACCAGCATCTGGTTCAGCAGAAACGCCGGCCCGGCCCAGCGCTTGCCCAACGTGCCGCGGTAGACCATCAGCCGATTCTCCGGGTTGATGAACGCGCGCACCGGGACCCGCGCCACGATCGCGGTCTCGGCGTCGTTGACAACGGTGACCGGCCCGGGATCCGGCGAGTACGCCAGCACCGGGACGACGTGGAAGTTCGACGGCGCGATGAACGTCCGTTCCATGGTGGCCAGCGCATGCAGTCGGGTGACGTCGATCCCGGTCTCCTCACGCGCTTCCCGCAGCGCG
The nucleotide sequence above comes from Mycobacterium kiyosense. Encoded proteins:
- the acsA gene encoding acetyl-coenzyme A synthetase → MTAGAGCGITLTPVTTTDAEHPTAYPPPTQFAEQANARAALYDQAEQDRLAFWAEQAERLTWDTPHTEVLDWSDAPFAKWFVGGKLNVAYNCVDRHVEAGNGDRVAIHWVGEPEGHERTLTYADLQREVAKAANALAGLGLVAGDRVAIYLPLIPEAVIAMLACARLGIMHTVVFGGFTAHALRARIADAQAKLLITADGQFRRGHPAPLKEAADEAVSVEDSPVENVIVVRRTGIDVEWNDDRDLWWHEVVDEASPEHTPEAFDAEQPLFLLYTSGTTGTPKGIVHTSGGYLTQCAYTMHAVFDVKPERDVFWCTADIGWVTGHTYGVYGPLSNGVTEVLYEGTPNTPSEHRHFEIIEKYGVTIYYTAPTLIRTFMKWGREIPDAHDLSSIRLLGSVGEIINPEAWRWYRDVIGGGRVPVVDTWWQTETGAAMISPLPGVSKAKPGSAMTPLPGISAKIVDDHGEPLPPDEDGETHVTGYLVLDQPWPSMLRGIWGDPERYRRTYWSKYPEHGYYFAGDGARFDPDGDIWVLGRIDDVMNISGHRISTAEVESALVGHPGVAEAAVVGVTDDTTGQAICAFVVLRGNYEATDGTVEELRAEVAHEISPIAKPREVHVVPELPKTRSGKIMRRLLRDIAENRELGDTSTLLDPNVFDAIREAK
- a CDS encoding protease, yielding MPKAPSGPVPAIAAVLAVFLGLLLAPAGTANADEKVPLGGGAGIVVNTGTLCTLTAIGHDNRGDLIGFTSAHCGGPGAPVAAEDAENRGPVGTMVAGNDSLDYAVIKFDPAKVTPVANLNGFAINGIGPDPTFGQVACKQGRTTGNSCGVTWGPGQDPGTILMQVCGGPGDSGAPVTVDSQLVGMIHGAFSDSLPSCITKYIPLHTPAVVMSINADLADIVAKNRPGSGFVPIS
- the ephE gene encoding alpha/beta hydrolase, with protein sequence MVRIGGPWRHLDVHANGIRFHVVEAVADDVEAGVPATARPLVILLHGFGSFWYSWRHQLRELRGARVVAVDLRGYGGSDKPPRGYDGWTLAGDTAGLIRALGHSSATLIGHADGGLACWATALLHSRLVRAIALVSSPHPAALRRATLTRRDQGRALLPTLLRYQTPLFPERLLTRNNGAEIERLVRSRSSAKWVASEDFSQSVDYLRQAIRIPGAAHCALEYQRWAVRSQLRTEGHRFIKSTVAPLGVPLLHIRGDADPYVLAAPVEGTQRYAPHGRYISVAGAGHFSHEEAPQEINRHLMRFLDQQRVR
- a CDS encoding acid resistance periplasmic serine protease MarP, whose product is MTPSQWLDIAVLAVAFIAAISGWRSGALGSMLSFAGVVLGGMAGVLLVPHLVGHISAPRAKLFAALFVILALVVVGEVAGVVLGRAVRSAIRNRPVRLVDSVIGVGLQLVVVLTAAWLLATPLTQSKDQPELAAAVRGSRVLAEVNEVAPTWLKTVPKRLSALLNISGLPAVLPPFSRTPIIPVASPDPALANNPVVATVAPSVVKIRSMAPSCQKILEGTGFVIAPERVMTNAHVVAGSNNVSLQVAGKDYNATVVSYDPQVDIAILAVPGLPSAPLEFATAPAKTGTDVVVLGYPGGGNFTATPARIREIIKLSGPDIYHSPQQVTRDVYTIRANVEQGDSGGPLIDLNGRVLGVVFGAAVDDADTGFVLTAEEVNSQLTKIGATQQVNTGACVT
- a CDS encoding coenzyme A pyrophosphatase, whose protein sequence is MTAAIPLTPDVGPPWLRPLVDNVDQIPDAYRRRLPADVLAMVTAARSVSSLRRTGRDAAVLVLFSGPHHTPAETGVPDDADLLLTVRASTLRHHAGQAAFPGGASDPGDDGPVATALREAREETGIDVTRLHALATMERTFIAPSNFHVVPVLAYSPDPGPVTVVNDAETAIVARVPVRAFINPENRLMVYRGTLGKRWAGPAFLLNQMLVWGFTGQVISAMLDVAGWSQPWDTDDLRELDDAMVLVGDDR